Genomic window (Spirochaetota bacterium):
TTACAATTCAGTACTATATGTACATTTACTATAAACAAAGAAAAATGTATTCAGTTCTATTCCGAAAAAATGTGTTTAAAAACCATACAAATTCAATATTATCCCATAAATTCAACATGGAAAAATACTATTAAGGATATTTCCATAACACTGTTACCTAGTAGTGATAGTAAAAAAGAAATAGTATTTTCGGCCCTCAATCCTGCATTATATAAAGGTCATTTGTTTTTTTTAATTCCAAATAAAAAAAATAACCAACTTATTGTTGATACTTCTAATAGCGGAATGAATTCTGCAATAACATCCCGGTATAGTATTCTTATAAAAAAAGATTATGGCTATACACTATGGATATATTCATTCTTATTCATTATCGTCTTTATGCTCATTTTCTATTTTTTCAATTTCAACAAACACAATTATAAATAATTCATCACTTCTACTTAATTTTGCTTGATTTTCATTTAATATGCTCTACTATCATGTTTTTAGAACAATATATTATTTACACATTTAAATTGATAAAGCTTTTTCACAGATATAGACAGTATCTATCTGGTGGATTTATAGTATCTTTATTTGCTAATAATTTTTTTTTACATTTTATAGGAGCACATCTATGCCTAAAGAAATGATGAATACAAAGGAGGTAGCCGAGTATTTAGACATTCATGAAAAACAGGTATACCTTTTGATAAAGGAAAACAAAATTCCATGTACAAAAATTACTGGCAAATGGCTTTTTCCCAAGCAACTTATAGATGAATGGATTGTGCGCCATTCTACGGAACAAATAAAACTTATTGTAAATAAAGTCAAACAAACAGGTGAAAGCATACTAGCTGCAGGCAGCAATGATCCGGTATTAGATATTTTTCTTAATCAAATAAAGCAGAATCACCCAATGTCGTATATCTTTAGCACTTCTACAGGAAGTTACACTGGGTTAACTTTATTGAATAATGGCCTTGTAGATATTGCGTGGTCACATCTCTATGATGCTGAAACTGAAAGCTATAACATTCCATTTGTAAGAAAATTATGTACCAATAGAGAACTAGTGGTTATGCACATGTTTGATAGAGAAATAGGTCTTATCATTAATCATAGTTTAAAACATATCATTAAAGATTTTAGTTCAATTACTCAACCTGAAGTAGTGTTTATAAATCGTCAAGAAGGTTCAGGTATACGTCAATTGATTGATCTATATATGACTAGATATGCCATCAACCCGAAGCACATTAAAGGATATACAAATGTGAAATATTCTCATATTGAAATAGGGTTGGCAATACAATCAGGCGAAGCTAACTGTGGAGTAGCCTCTGTTGCTATT
Coding sequences:
- a CDS encoding helix-turn-helix transcriptional regulator, coding for MPKEMMNTKEVAEYLDIHEKQVYLLIKENKIPCTKITGKWLFPKQLIDEWIVRHSTEQIKLIVNKVKQTGESILAAGSNDPVLDIFLNQIKQNHPMSYIFSTSTGSYTGLTLLNNGLVDIAWSHLYDAETESYNIPFVRKLCTNRELVVMHMFDREIGLIINHSLKHIIKDFSSITQPEVVFINRQEGSGIRQLIDLYMTRYAINPKHIKGYTNVKYSHIEIGLAIQSGEANCGVASVAIANFFKLPFIPLTVESFDMIISKDIFFNQTIQSLIKLLHNQSFINKIKSIGNYNFFNSGEIIYVTA